TTGCGTGCGTCCTGACATCTTATACTGTCTTCTACCGAGAAAAAGGCATATGCCGTGTTGTTGGCCCTCACTCCCATCAGTCTTGCTTGCATCGACTccagctctttttttgtgcGTGTTGCGTTGGTCAGGTGGTTACTCGAGGTAGCCTCCCCAGTCCAGCCTGCACCCTCACTGGAGACTTTTATTACCGCGCCTCGCCCTCCCCTCCTCGACTTTTTTCCACCTCACCTTGAACCCTTCTTTCACCGAGCAGACCAAGAGGCACAAAGAGTACGTTGACCACCTCTAGGCACACCGtctcccctcctcccttGTGTGCAATCCGTGCACCTTCTCTACTCTAGGGAATGCTTGGCTCTTCCGCTGCATGTTTTGACCGAGAGGCCTATTGGGGCGGAATGATGGCTGGAGAAGAATGACCTTGAAAGAGTGCAGCAACTGACCCTGAAAGCagccagaagcagcagcagacgcagacgcagacgcaggGTGCCCCGCATCGCCTCAGAGTGTAATAGCCAGCAGTGCAACGCGACGAACAGCCAGTAATCGTCGATAGCATCTCCCCAGCGTCCATCCCGTAATCGACCCTCGGATCACGAGATTGAATCTGTCGGTTTACACACCACTCGACTCTTTattccttgtccttgggaGCCGCTGCATAGCCTTTTTATTCTGGTCGTGAGCCTGTGCAACTGCAACGACTCTCAGACTCGTGCCGTCAGCGTCGCGCCGTGCTCCACAGCCTTCCGTGCCGGTCCTGACGTACATCATCCACCAAAAAGCCTCCCGTTTTCTTTGTGCTTGCTCCTTAGCCACCTCCGACACCTTTTCGCAACGCCGACAGAAATCACAcatcttgtttctcttgcgCCACGACGGCTCGTTCAATTCGCATTGATCGTCCTGGCCGTCAACCTGCATTCGGTAGGTCCAgtctcctcttttttctttgttcgtgctgcttgcttttgcttcacCACGCCGGCCAAAACCCTCACCAGCTCTGCCTGCCTCGCATCCCGCTGCCCTTTCCCttcctttccctctcctctcttggCCCTCGCCTTGGCGTCACAAGGCTGCAATTCGGCTCACGTccttttctcatcatcgccctcgccTCTGCTGGTGCCCCTTTCCCCTTGTTCTCGTTGTTTGTCGTCTTCCTGCCTTGCTGCTCGTCGCCTGTTGTATGTCACGAGCCCACCACGTTAAGCACCCCGCCCTGCTCCCTCCAAGAcccgcctcttcctctctctgcccAGCTTTCTCGTGCCACTACACCAGCTAGCGATTTGGACCTATGGAAATTTCTCTACACCCGCTGCCGCCTGTCACCTCCTGATTGCATGTACCTACacctcagcagctgctttcTTTCCTGGAGGGGcgtctttttcccttttcttcctctctttttttttttcctctcccaCCCTTCACTCTCCTACCCATTTATTTCCCCGACATACTGCCTGGCGCAGCTGAGAAATCCCCATCGCACCGAGCACTCCCTGGACTTTCGTACCTGAGTTTCTAGGCCACTGCCGTCGCGCAAGTTGACCATTTCATCATTGGCAAAGCTACCATTTTTTTGCCCAGCGCGTCCGCCTTAGTTGGTGCCTTTCCCCCTCCTGCTTCTCAGCCCCAGTCATCTTTCCCTCCCCGCACTTCCCATTTCGCCCTGGCAGCGAGCGTGTCACCACAATTCATTACCTGCTTGCCTGCACTCGATTTCAATTGCTGCTGCATTCTCCAATTCGTATCCTGTCGATATCCCTGATTCGCATCCCATTTGTTTCCAAGGCGAGAACTCTTTTCGCTAAATCTCGACGTGTGTTTAGCGGCTCCTCTGCAAATCCTGCTCAGCTTCAATTTGACGGAAAACAACCAGCCGCGTGTCATCGCCGCAACAGAAAAAGcatagaaaaaaaaaggttctTGCCAAGTCGAACAAGATCATCGACCTCACTACCGGCGACAGAAGCTCTTGCGACACGTCGTCGCATTGCATTAtctttttctatttccttCATTCTCGTTGCCCACCACGGCCCTCGTCAAGGCTCGTTCTTTGTTGCCCCTCACCTGCCTACCGCTTGGGTGTTTCAAACTCGATCTCCGATAGCATTGGCGTCCTAGTCTGAGTACACTCGGCCCAAAATGTCAGCCCACCGGCCAAATGCTTTCAACAGCTTGCGGATGGGAGGTAAGTTGATTGTGCCGTACGGTGTACATTGGTACCTATGACTAATGAGCCGATGCCGTCTTCAGAGGTGATCCGCGAGAAAGTTCAAGATGGTATTACGGGCGAGACCAGAGATCTGCAGTACACTCAATGCAAGATCGTTGGAAATGGTTCGTTCGGTGTTGTTTTTCAAACCAAGCTTTCACCATCTGGCGAagatgccgccatcaagcGAGTTCTCCAAGACAAGCGATTCAAGGTACAAATGCCCCCGGCTCCATCTTCCGGTATAATCACCAGCGACTAATTTCGTTGTGGTAGAATCGAGAGCTCCAAATCATGAGAATTGTCCGACATCCCAACATCGTTCAGCTCAAGGCTTTTTACTACTCGAACGGCGAACGTGTACGTATAACTCAACATCGTTTTGGGTGTCCCTTGACTAACAATCCTTCCAGAAGGATGAAGTTTATCTCAATCTCGTTCAAGAGTTTGTTCCCGAAACTGTCTATCGGGCCTCTCGCTTTTTtaacaagatgaagacgaccaTGCCCACCTTGGAAGTCAAGCTGTACATCTACCAACTCTTCCGAGCCCTTGCATACATTCACTCTCAGGGTATCTGCCACAGAGACATTAAGCCTCAAAACCTCTTGCTCGATCCCAACAGTGGCATCCTCAAGCTGTGCGACTTTGGCAGTGCCAAGATTCTGGTCGAGAACGAGCCTAATGTTTCGTACATCTGCTCCCGATATTATCGTGCCCCCGAGCTCATTTTTGGTGCTACCAACTACACCACCAAAATTGGTACGGCCTTCTCATCCCGTCGAGTTTAATTCATTTGCTAACCTTGACTATAGACGTGTGGTCCACGGGATGCGTCATGGCTGAGCTGATGCTCGGCCAACCTCTGTTCCCCGGTGAATCTGGTATCGACCAGCTGGTCGAGATTATTAAGGTTCTCGGCACGCCGACTAGAGAGCAGATCCGCACCATGAACCCTAATTACATGGAGCACAAGTTCCCACAGATCAAGCCTCACCCCTTTAACAAAGTGTTCCGGAAGGCTGATGCCAATGCGATCGATCTCATCTCCCGATTACTCGAGTATACGCCAACCGAGCGTCAGGCTGCCGTCGACGCCATGGTGCATCCCTTCTTCGACGAGCTCCGAGACCCGGCCACCAAGCTGCCTGATTCACGTCATGGAACTGGCCAGCTGCGAGACTTGCCCGATCTCTTTGACTTTACCCATCATGGTAAGCTTGATGTTGTCAACTTGTGACTACCCTGGGGCGTTTGGCTAACTTGAT
Above is a genomic segment from Trichoderma breve strain T069 chromosome 6, whole genome shotgun sequence containing:
- a CDS encoding protein kinase domain-containing protein; this translates as MSAHRPNAFNSLRMGEVIREKVQDGITGETRDLQYTQCKIVGNGSFGVVFQTKLSPSGEDAAIKRVLQDKRFKNRELQIMRIVRHPNIVQLKAFYYSNGERKDEVYLNLVQEFVPETVYRASRFFNKMKTTMPTLEVKLYIYQLFRALAYIHSQGICHRDIKPQNLLLDPNSGILKLCDFGSAKILVENEPNVSYICSRYYRAPELIFGATNYTTKIDVWSTGCVMAELMLGQPLFPGESGIDQLVEIIKVLGTPTREQIRTMNPNYMEHKFPQIKPHPFNKVFRKADANAIDLISRLLEYTPTERQAAVDAMVHPFFDELRDPATKLPDSRHGTGQLRDLPDLFDFTHHELSIAPQLNQQLVPPHMKPILAARGLDIDNFTPMAKADMLAKLD